A window of the Cicer arietinum cultivar CDC Frontier isolate Library 1 chromosome 6, Cicar.CDCFrontier_v2.0, whole genome shotgun sequence genome harbors these coding sequences:
- the LOC101488788 gene encoding PHD finger protein At1g33420-like, with protein MTWQILFRVGEHVDGSDLSSAMVTLDIVEEDVTRSRSSVYCDQCRVVGWSCHPVCRKRYHFIIRSASDAIEAYQRPCSRCGSLLQLSEPSRCKSCNFDISVDDLEDWVYLQIEDNTHLLHGVVHANGYGHLLTLNGKEGGSKLLSGSDIMGFWDRLCAAISVRKVSVMDLSKKFSLDYRLLHAVTKGHSWYGNWGYEFGTGCYALTKDEYKKSVDTLSNMPLSSFLFQGRGPRNRLQSVISLYQSLAETELVTVKDLFSFLLALVHKFRKPRSNRSAKQHEYTSPCNLLCAWTINDVEDVQQALIKVLLASGASNESKWVTRQTLKGAVSRRVGSPELLDYSLKHLQGKLSANGLVVNSRCNPISSAIEFRLGPLMTGFSSNSNYPSEEQVISDLTFLFNSILHPEKMISYRPKIMRKKVADAARKLLDCKQFMKDYKTDQMNTEPSSVINLWCHVELSDQPKDDHPSPPPELVVLPLDATVADLKEEVTRAYQEVYAMYKRFQAEELLGYGSISDLLTVKFLMGTSGSVQVQGRCPAKHGLSRFRMERGTEEWKVDCICGAKDDDGEKMLACDTCGVWLHTRCAGIGSSDGMPSKFICIRCVNSYRRGTKKLPVSSVGDGEACKLNTSCRDEAVATDSAAVACNINVNFGVR; from the exons ATGACGTGGCAGATCTTGTTCCGTGTTGGTGAACACGTTGATGGTTCTGATCTTTCGTCTGCTATGGTTACGCTCGACATTGTTGAAGAGGATGTTACTCGTTCTCGTAGTTCGGTTTATTGTGACCAGTGCCGAGTTGTTG GATGGAGTTGTCATCCTGTATGTCGAAAACGATATCATTTCATAATAAGGTCTGCAAGTGATGCCATCGAAGCATATCAAAGACCTTGTTCAAGATGTGGATCTCTTCTGCAATTATCTGAACCAAG CAGGTGTAAATCGTGTAACTTTGACATTTCTGTTGACGATCTTGAGGATTGGGTGTATCTTCAAATTGAAGATAACACACATCTTCTGCATGGAGTCGTCCACGCCAATGGTTATGGTCACTTGCTTACTCTCAATGGAAAAGAAGGTGGCTCTAAGCTTCTTTCGGGATCTGATATTATGGGTTTTTGGGATAGGCTTTGTGCTGCAATTTCTGTTAG GAAGGTCAGTGTGATGGATTTGTCCAAGAAGTTTAGTCTGGATTATCGATTGCTTCATGCAGTCACCAAAGGGCATTCTTGGTATGGCAATTGGGGTTATGAATTTGGGACTGGTTGCTATGCTCTTACCAAAGATGAGTACAAGAAGTCCGTAGATACCTTGTCCAACATGCCTTTGTCCTCATTTTTATTCCAGGGTCGAGGGCCTAGAAACCGCTTGCAGTCTGTTATTTCTCTTTACCAATCTTTGGCAGAAACTGAACTTGTCACAGTTAAAGACCTCTTCTCCTTTTTGTTGGCATTGGTTCATAAATTTCGTAAGCCCAGAAGTAATAGGTCTGCTAAACAACATGAATACACAAGTCCATGTAATTTATTATGTGCATGGACAATAAACGATGTAGAAGACGTGCAACAGGCTTTGATCAAGGTATTGCTTGCTTCAGGTGCGAGTAATGAGTCCAAATGGGTAACAAGGCAAACTCTCAAGGGAGCAGTGAGTAGGCGTGTTGGATCTCCAGAGCTTCTGGACTACAGTCTTAAGCACTTGCAAGGGAAATTATCTGCAAATGGATTGGTTGTAAATTCGCGTTGCAATCCCATATCTAGTGCTATCGAGTTCAG ATTGGGACCTTTGATGACTGGATTTAGCTCAAATTCAAACTATCCTTCAGAAGAGCAAGTGATTTCTGATTTGACATTCTTATTTAATTCAATTCTTCACCCTGAAAAAATGATCAGCTACAGACCTAAGATTATGAGGAAAAAGGTGGCTGATGCAGCCAGGAAGCTTCTTGACTGTAAGCAGTTTATGAAGGACTATAAAACTGATCAAATGAACACAGAACCATCTTCAGTTATTAATCTGTGGTGTCATGTTGAGCTTTCTGACCAGCCTAAAGATGACCACCCATCACCCCCGCCAGAGCTTGTTGTGTTGCCTTTGGATGCTACTGTTGCTGACCTCAAGGAAGAAGTCACTAGGGCTTATCAAGAGGTATATGCAATGTACAAAAGATTTCAAGCTGAGGAACTTCTAGGATATGGTTCCATCAGTGATTTACTCACTGTCAAATTCCTAATGGGAACAAGTGGATCAGTTCAAGTTCAAGGAAGATGTCCAGCTAAACATGGCTTAAGTCGTTTCCGAATGGAACGAGGAACAGAAGAGTGGAAAGTTGATTGCATTTGTGGTGCTAAGGATGATGATGGAGAGAAAATGTTAGCATGTGATACTTGTGGTGTCTGGCTGCATACCAGATGTGCTGGAATTGGGAGTTCTGATGGTATGCCTTCCAAGTTTATATGTATAAGATGTGTTAACTCATACCGTCGGGGAACAAAAAAATTGCCAGTCTCTAGCGTGGGAGATGGCGAGGCTTGTAAATTGAACACATCTTGCAGAGATGAAGCGGTAGCTACTGACTCTGCAGCTGTTGCTTGTAATATAAATGTGAATTTTGGTGTACGTTGA